DNA sequence from the Actinacidiphila yeochonensis CN732 genome:
GGTCGTCGGAGCGGCGCCGCCGGGCGCTGGCCGCGCTGGCCCTGGTGGGCCTGGCGGACCGCGTCGACCACCGGCCGAACGAGCTCTCCGGCGGCCAGCAGCAGCGGGTCGCGGTGGCCCGCGCGCTGGTCACCGCCCCGGCGATGCTGCTCGCCGACGAGCCGACCGGCAACCTCGACAGCCAGAGCACCGAGGACGTGCTGTCCGTCATCGACCGGCTCAACGCGGCCGGCCGCACGGTGGTCCTGATCACCCACGAGGACGAGGTCGCCCGGCACGCCAAGCGGGTGCTGCGGCTGGTCGACGGCCGGATCATCTCGGACGTGCGGCAGGCGGCCGTCGACGGCCCGCCGCCCGCGCTGCTGGACCCCGCGGCGTTCCCGGCGGCTCCCGCCGGGCGCGGGCGTCGCCACCCCGGCCCTGACCGGTGCCCGCCAGGACGGAGGCGCCCGGTGAACCCGTTCGAGATCCTGCGCTTCGCCGTCGGCGGCCTGGCCGCGAACAAGGTCCGCTCCGCGCTGACCATGCTCGGTGTGCTGATCGGTGTGGCCGCCGTCATCATCCTGCTGGCCGTCGGCAACGGCTCCTCGCAGTCGGTCAAGGACTCCATCGAGAAGCTGGGCACCAACGCGCTGACCGTCAGCTCCGGCGGCGGCTTCGGCTCCGGCAACTCCTCGCAGGGCACCAAGCCGCTGACGGTGGACGACGCCCGCGCGCTGGCCAACCCGTCCGACGCGCCCGACGTCGACTCGGTCGCGCCCGAGGTCACCACCTCGCAGACCGCGATCTACGACGGCACCTCGCACTCCGTCGGCCAGGTCGTCGGCACCTACCCGGCGTACTTCAAGACGTCCAACAGCAAGGTCGTCAAGGGCGACTACTTCAGCGCCGACGACGTGCTCAACTCCCGGAAGGTCGCGGTGATCGGCTCCACCACCGCCACCGACCTGTTCGGCACCGTCTCGCCGATCGGCAAGAAGATGGTGATCGGCGGCACCCCGTTCACGGTGGTCGGCGAGCTGGCCACCAAGGGCGGCACCGGCTTCCAGGACCCGGACGACACGGTCATCGCGCCGCTGCCGACCGTGCAGAACGCCTTCACCGGCTTCGGCTCGCTCTCGCAGATCCTGGTCGAGGCGAAGTCCGCCACCGCCACCACGAAGGCGCAGAGCGAGATCACCACCGTCCTGATGGGCACCCACGGCATCAAGGACTCCAGCGACGTCGACTTCCAGGTCTCCAGCCAGCAGTCGCTGCTGACGACCCAGTCCGACACCAACAAGACGTTCACCGTCCTGCTGGGCGCGGTGGCGGCGATCTCGCTGCTGGTCGGCGGGATCGGCATCACCAACATCATGCTGGTCACCGTCACCGAGCGGACCCGGGAGATCGGCATCCGCAAGGCCATCGGCGCCCCCCGGGGCGTCATCCTCGGCCAGTTCCTGGCCGAGTCCACGCTGCTGTCACTGATCGGCGGCGGGCTGGGGGTGGTGGCCGGGCTGATCGGCTCGCGCTTCACCATCGTCGGGATCAAACCCGTGGTCATCCCCACCTCGGTGTGGGGGGCGTTCGCCATCGCGGTGGCGATCGGGCTGTTCTTCGGCGGCTACCCGGCCAACCGCGCGGCCGGGCTGCGGCCGATCGAGGCGCTGCGGCACGAGTGAGGACGCCGGCGCCGGGCCCCCTGCGGCCCGGCGCCCCCGGGGCCTGCGGCGTGCAGCCGGCAGC
Encoded proteins:
- a CDS encoding ABC transporter permease, which codes for MGQSLTRRLAGRLGASRPGSGTAPGGRPAGAGGPDGDGPWGPAPVIEVRSLRKTYGQGDAVVRALGGPVAAPGAPDGVDLVVEQGDFVAVMGSSGSGKSTLMNILGCLDVPTSGRYLLDGIDVGGLDEHQLSLVRNRKIGFVFQSFNLVPRTPALAQVELPLAYAGVRSSERRRRALAALALVGLADRVDHRPNELSGGQQQRVAVARALVTAPAMLLADEPTGNLDSQSTEDVLSVIDRLNAAGRTVVLITHEDEVARHAKRVLRLVDGRIISDVRQAAVDGPPPALLDPAAFPAAPAGRGRRHPGPDRCPPGRRRPVNPFEILRFAVGGLAANKVRSALTMLGVLIGVAAVIILLAVGNGSSQSVKDSIEKLGTNALTVSSGGGFGSGNSSQGTKPLTVDDARALANPSDAPDVDSVAPEVTTSQTAIYDGTSHSVGQVVGTYPAYFKTSNSKVVKGDYFSADDVLNSRKVAVIGSTTATDLFGTVSPIGKKMVIGGTPFTVVGELATKGGTGFQDPDDTVIAPLPTVQNAFTGFGSLSQILVEAKSATATTKAQSEITTVLMGTHGIKDSSDVDFQVSSQQSLLTTQSDTNKTFTVLLGAVAAISLLVGGIGITNIMLVTVTERTREIGIRKAIGAPRGVILGQFLAESTLLSLIGGGLGVVAGLIGSRFTIVGIKPVVIPTSVWGAFAIAVAIGLFFGGYPANRAAGLRPIEALRHE